From the Solanum pennellii chromosome 4, SPENNV200 genome, one window contains:
- the LOC107018003 gene encoding inactive protein kinase SELMODRAFT_444075-like isoform X3: MFPPKPQRRTQSMPRGISPNLADKVIVAVKAEKVINKTALAWALTHVVRPGDCITLLAVVSDEKSERRRFWGFPKMRGDCRSNERANSHDRIGQITESCSQMVLQFHDRIDVRVRIKVVSALCAGVVAVEAKSNAVSWVILDKKLKLELKHCMEELRCNIVVMKGSKPKVLRLNLGSSEELQTPFFSANSSPVLDSRDLQDERMKHSTPVSSPEDQRASYIRTSLLNSLTDPNTFLLYERNPLYEGLDKETFSPVHKQSGRDHPVNDLPSFGERIITLSTVPKSQNHNHKTILWIPQNDIISDNYSAVENCKSTSLSVTSRNENKNFNGYNKNLSTQRSKLNRDTDMDYLNSSIREAVSLGRTSSIPPPLCSFCQCKAPSFGKPPKLFRYEELEEATNGFSDRNFLAEGGFGLVHKGVLRDGLVVAVKQLKFIGSQADADFRREVRVLSCAQHRNVVLLVGYCIQGNRRLFVYEFICNKSLDFHLHGTKETALDWSSRLKIAIGTARGLRYLHEDCRVGCIVHRDLRPKNILLTHDFEPLVADFGLAQLYNEWEVSEDDEHLIRTSRYLAPEYSNDGKVTEKVDVYAFGLVVLELITGRKTTDSQCYRGNESCCLYVSTGRSSSATSHFKGT, from the exons ATGTTCCCGCCAAAACCTCAGCGCCGTACTCAGTCGATGCCACGTGGCATTTCTCCTAATCTGGCCGACAAGGTGATCGTCGCCGTGAAGGCGGAGAAGGTGATCAATAAGACGGCATTAGCTTGGGCTCTAACTCACGTTGTTCGTCCTGGAGATTGCATTACATTGCTCGCCGTGGTTTCCGATGAGAAATCAG agAGAAGAAGATTCTGGGGATTTCCAAAGATGAGAGGAGATTGCCGGAGTAATGAACGGGCGAATTCACATGATCGGATTGGACAAATCACGGAGTCTTGCTCTCAGATGGTTCTTCAATTTCACGATCGCATAGAT GTTAGGGTGCGAATTAAGGTCGTCTCAGCTTTGTGTGCTGGTGTGGTGGCAGTTGAAGCCAAAAGCAATGCAGTCAGCTGGGTCATTTTGGACAA AAAATTGAAGTTAGAGCTTAAGCATTGCATGGAAGAACTTCGTTGCAACATTGTAGTGATGAAGGGTTCCAAACCGAAAGTTCTCAGGTTAAATCTAGGATCTTCAGAGGAACTACAAACTCCTTTCTTTTCTGCCAATTCCTCTCCTGTTTTGGATAGTAGAGACTTGCAGGATGAAAGAATGAAGCATTCTACGCCGGTGAGCAGTCCCGAGGATCAAAGAGCATCCTATATCAGAACTTCGTTGCTGAATTCATTGACGGATCCAAACACATTCCTTCTATATGAACGGAATCCCCTGTATGAAGGGCTCGATAAAGAAACATTTTCACCGGTCCACAAGCAAAGTGGGCGTGATCATCCAGTAAATGACCTTCCCTCGTTTGGGGAAAGGATAATAACTCTTTCAACTGTTCCTAAATCtcaaaatcataatcataaaacaaTCCTTTGGATTCCGCAGAATGATATCATCTCTGACAACTATTCAGCTGTAGAAAACTGCAAAAGTACCTCACTTTCAGTCACTTCtagaaatgaaaataagaattttaacGGGTACAACAAAAACCTGAGTACCCAAAGAAGCAAGTTAAATCGAGACACTGACATGGACTATCTTAACTCCAGCATCAGAGAAGCAGTCTCTTTAGGTCGAACTTCCTCGATACCTCCTCCTCTATGTTCATTCTGTCAATGTAAAGCACCATCTTTTGGAAAGCCTCCGAAACTATTTCGCTATGAAGAGCTAGAAGAAGCAACAAATGGATTCTCAGACCGAAATTTTCTAGCAGAAGGTGGGTTCGGACTGGTTCATAAAGGCGTTCTAAGGGATGGATTGGTTGTTGCAGTAAAACAGCTGAAGTTTATTGGATCTCAAGCAGACGCTGATTTTCGTAGAGAAGTTCGAGTATTGAGCTGTGCCCAGCACAGGAATGTTGTGCTGCTGGTTGGTTACTGCATTCAGGGGAACAGGAGACTATTTGTCTATGAGTTTATATGCAACAAGTCCTTGGACTTCCATTTGCATG GAACAAAAGAAACAGCTCTAGATTGGAGCTCACGTCTTAAGATAGCTATCGGGACAGCAAGAGGCTTACGTTACCTTCATGAAGATTGCAGAGTGGGATGCATAGTTCACCGGGATCTCAGACCAAAAAACATCCTCTTGACTCACGATTTTGAGCCTTTG GTTGCTGATTTTGGGCTTGCACAATTATACAATGAATGGGAAGTTTCTGAAGATGATGAACATCTAATTAGAACTTCAag GTATCTTGCCCCAGAATACTCCAATGATGGGAAGGTCACGGAAAAAGTTGACGTATATGCTTTTGGCTTGGTGGTATTGGAGTTGATAACTGGTAGAAAAACCACTGACTCGCAATGCTACAGAG GCAATGAGTCATGCTGCTTATATGTGTCTACAGGAAGATCCTCATCTGCGACCTCCCATTTCAAAG GTACTTAA
- the LOC107018003 gene encoding inactive protein kinase SELMODRAFT_444075-like isoform X1, with protein sequence MFPPKPQRRTQSMPRGISPNLADKVIVAVKAEKVINKTALAWALTHVVRPGDCITLLAVVSDEKSERRRFWGFPKMRGDCRSNERANSHDRIGQITESCSQMVLQFHDRIDVRVRIKVVSALCAGVVAVEAKSNAVSWVILDKKLKLELKHCMEELRCNIVVMKGSKPKVLRLNLGSSEELQTPFFSANSSPVLDSRDLQDERMKHSTPVSSPEDQRASYIRTSLLNSLTDPNTFLLYERNPLYEGLDKETFSPVHKQSGRDHPVNDLPSFGERIITLSTVPKSQNHNHKTILWIPQNDIISDNYSAVENCKSTSLSVTSRNENKNFNGYNKNLSTQRSKLNRDTDMDYLNSSIREAVSLGRTSSIPPPLCSFCQCKAPSFGKPPKLFRYEELEEATNGFSDRNFLAEGGFGLVHKGVLRDGLVVAVKQLKFIGSQADADFRREVRVLSCAQHRNVVLLVGYCIQGNRRLFVYEFICNKSLDFHLHGTKETALDWSSRLKIAIGTARGLRYLHEDCRVGCIVHRDLRPKNILLTHDFEPLVADFGLAQLYNEWEVSEDDEHLIRTSRYLAPEYSNDGKVTEKVDVYAFGLVVLELITGRKTTDSQCYRGQHLLPGSLSPISGKGPYLSAFKNQLLDSNLTSSQLENFPYELQAMSHAAYMCLQEDPHLRPPISKVLKILEGGSAILDSNSFGSRSGYMQGPNSKNHPVSKRHSRRLSY encoded by the exons ATGTTCCCGCCAAAACCTCAGCGCCGTACTCAGTCGATGCCACGTGGCATTTCTCCTAATCTGGCCGACAAGGTGATCGTCGCCGTGAAGGCGGAGAAGGTGATCAATAAGACGGCATTAGCTTGGGCTCTAACTCACGTTGTTCGTCCTGGAGATTGCATTACATTGCTCGCCGTGGTTTCCGATGAGAAATCAG agAGAAGAAGATTCTGGGGATTTCCAAAGATGAGAGGAGATTGCCGGAGTAATGAACGGGCGAATTCACATGATCGGATTGGACAAATCACGGAGTCTTGCTCTCAGATGGTTCTTCAATTTCACGATCGCATAGAT GTTAGGGTGCGAATTAAGGTCGTCTCAGCTTTGTGTGCTGGTGTGGTGGCAGTTGAAGCCAAAAGCAATGCAGTCAGCTGGGTCATTTTGGACAA AAAATTGAAGTTAGAGCTTAAGCATTGCATGGAAGAACTTCGTTGCAACATTGTAGTGATGAAGGGTTCCAAACCGAAAGTTCTCAGGTTAAATCTAGGATCTTCAGAGGAACTACAAACTCCTTTCTTTTCTGCCAATTCCTCTCCTGTTTTGGATAGTAGAGACTTGCAGGATGAAAGAATGAAGCATTCTACGCCGGTGAGCAGTCCCGAGGATCAAAGAGCATCCTATATCAGAACTTCGTTGCTGAATTCATTGACGGATCCAAACACATTCCTTCTATATGAACGGAATCCCCTGTATGAAGGGCTCGATAAAGAAACATTTTCACCGGTCCACAAGCAAAGTGGGCGTGATCATCCAGTAAATGACCTTCCCTCGTTTGGGGAAAGGATAATAACTCTTTCAACTGTTCCTAAATCtcaaaatcataatcataaaacaaTCCTTTGGATTCCGCAGAATGATATCATCTCTGACAACTATTCAGCTGTAGAAAACTGCAAAAGTACCTCACTTTCAGTCACTTCtagaaatgaaaataagaattttaacGGGTACAACAAAAACCTGAGTACCCAAAGAAGCAAGTTAAATCGAGACACTGACATGGACTATCTTAACTCCAGCATCAGAGAAGCAGTCTCTTTAGGTCGAACTTCCTCGATACCTCCTCCTCTATGTTCATTCTGTCAATGTAAAGCACCATCTTTTGGAAAGCCTCCGAAACTATTTCGCTATGAAGAGCTAGAAGAAGCAACAAATGGATTCTCAGACCGAAATTTTCTAGCAGAAGGTGGGTTCGGACTGGTTCATAAAGGCGTTCTAAGGGATGGATTGGTTGTTGCAGTAAAACAGCTGAAGTTTATTGGATCTCAAGCAGACGCTGATTTTCGTAGAGAAGTTCGAGTATTGAGCTGTGCCCAGCACAGGAATGTTGTGCTGCTGGTTGGTTACTGCATTCAGGGGAACAGGAGACTATTTGTCTATGAGTTTATATGCAACAAGTCCTTGGACTTCCATTTGCATG GAACAAAAGAAACAGCTCTAGATTGGAGCTCACGTCTTAAGATAGCTATCGGGACAGCAAGAGGCTTACGTTACCTTCATGAAGATTGCAGAGTGGGATGCATAGTTCACCGGGATCTCAGACCAAAAAACATCCTCTTGACTCACGATTTTGAGCCTTTG GTTGCTGATTTTGGGCTTGCACAATTATACAATGAATGGGAAGTTTCTGAAGATGATGAACATCTAATTAGAACTTCAag GTATCTTGCCCCAGAATACTCCAATGATGGGAAGGTCACGGAAAAAGTTGACGTATATGCTTTTGGCTTGGTGGTATTGGAGTTGATAACTGGTAGAAAAACCACTGACTCGCAATGCTACAGAGGTCAGCACCTTCTTCCAGGAAGCCTTTCCCCTATATCTGGAAAGGGACCATATCTTTCAGCTTTTAAAAATCAGCTGCTCGACTCCAACTTGACGTCATCTCAGCTTGAAAACTTCCCTTATGAACTACAGGCAATGAGTCATGCTGCTTATATGTGTCTACAGGAAGATCCTCATCTGCGACCTCCCATTTCAAAG GTACTTAAAATACTAGAAGGAGGCAGTGCCATTCTTGACTCAAATTCATTTGGCAGTAGAAGTGGTTATATGCAGGGACCAAATTCTAAAAACCATCCTGTATCAAAGAGACATTCTCGCAGGCTCTCTTACTAA
- the LOC107018003 gene encoding inactive protein kinase SELMODRAFT_444075-like isoform X4, which produces MLGCELRSSQLCVLVWWQLKPKAMQSAGSFWTSNSIKLKLELKHCMEELRCNIVVMKGSKPKVLRLNLGSSEELQTPFFSANSSPVLDSRDLQDERMKHSTPVSSPEDQRASYIRTSLLNSLTDPNTFLLYERNPLYEGLDKETFSPVHKQSGRDHPVNDLPSFGERIITLSTVPKSQNHNHKTILWIPQNDIISDNYSAVENCKSTSLSVTSRNENKNFNGYNKNLSTQRSKLNRDTDMDYLNSSIREAVSLGRTSSIPPPLCSFCQCKAPSFGKPPKLFRYEELEEATNGFSDRNFLAEGGFGLVHKGVLRDGLVVAVKQLKFIGSQADADFRREVRVLSCAQHRNVVLLVGYCIQGNRRLFVYEFICNKSLDFHLHGTKETALDWSSRLKIAIGTARGLRYLHEDCRVGCIVHRDLRPKNILLTHDFEPLVADFGLAQLYNEWEVSEDDEHLIRTSRYLAPEYSNDGKVTEKVDVYAFGLVVLELITGRKTTDSQCYRGQHLLPGSLSPISGKGPYLSAFKNQLLDSNLTSSQLENFPYELQAMSHAAYMCLQEDPHLRPPISKVLKILEGGSAILDSNSFGSRSGYMQGPNSKNHPVSKRHSRRLSY; this is translated from the exons AT GTTAGGGTGCGAATTAAGGTCGTCTCAGCTTTGTGTGCTGGTGTGGTGGCAGTTGAAGCCAAAAGCAATGCAGTCAGCTGGGTCATTTTGGACAAGTAATAGCAT AAAATTGAAGTTAGAGCTTAAGCATTGCATGGAAGAACTTCGTTGCAACATTGTAGTGATGAAGGGTTCCAAACCGAAAGTTCTCAGGTTAAATCTAGGATCTTCAGAGGAACTACAAACTCCTTTCTTTTCTGCCAATTCCTCTCCTGTTTTGGATAGTAGAGACTTGCAGGATGAAAGAATGAAGCATTCTACGCCGGTGAGCAGTCCCGAGGATCAAAGAGCATCCTATATCAGAACTTCGTTGCTGAATTCATTGACGGATCCAAACACATTCCTTCTATATGAACGGAATCCCCTGTATGAAGGGCTCGATAAAGAAACATTTTCACCGGTCCACAAGCAAAGTGGGCGTGATCATCCAGTAAATGACCTTCCCTCGTTTGGGGAAAGGATAATAACTCTTTCAACTGTTCCTAAATCtcaaaatcataatcataaaacaaTCCTTTGGATTCCGCAGAATGATATCATCTCTGACAACTATTCAGCTGTAGAAAACTGCAAAAGTACCTCACTTTCAGTCACTTCtagaaatgaaaataagaattttaacGGGTACAACAAAAACCTGAGTACCCAAAGAAGCAAGTTAAATCGAGACACTGACATGGACTATCTTAACTCCAGCATCAGAGAAGCAGTCTCTTTAGGTCGAACTTCCTCGATACCTCCTCCTCTATGTTCATTCTGTCAATGTAAAGCACCATCTTTTGGAAAGCCTCCGAAACTATTTCGCTATGAAGAGCTAGAAGAAGCAACAAATGGATTCTCAGACCGAAATTTTCTAGCAGAAGGTGGGTTCGGACTGGTTCATAAAGGCGTTCTAAGGGATGGATTGGTTGTTGCAGTAAAACAGCTGAAGTTTATTGGATCTCAAGCAGACGCTGATTTTCGTAGAGAAGTTCGAGTATTGAGCTGTGCCCAGCACAGGAATGTTGTGCTGCTGGTTGGTTACTGCATTCAGGGGAACAGGAGACTATTTGTCTATGAGTTTATATGCAACAAGTCCTTGGACTTCCATTTGCATG GAACAAAAGAAACAGCTCTAGATTGGAGCTCACGTCTTAAGATAGCTATCGGGACAGCAAGAGGCTTACGTTACCTTCATGAAGATTGCAGAGTGGGATGCATAGTTCACCGGGATCTCAGACCAAAAAACATCCTCTTGACTCACGATTTTGAGCCTTTG GTTGCTGATTTTGGGCTTGCACAATTATACAATGAATGGGAAGTTTCTGAAGATGATGAACATCTAATTAGAACTTCAag GTATCTTGCCCCAGAATACTCCAATGATGGGAAGGTCACGGAAAAAGTTGACGTATATGCTTTTGGCTTGGTGGTATTGGAGTTGATAACTGGTAGAAAAACCACTGACTCGCAATGCTACAGAGGTCAGCACCTTCTTCCAGGAAGCCTTTCCCCTATATCTGGAAAGGGACCATATCTTTCAGCTTTTAAAAATCAGCTGCTCGACTCCAACTTGACGTCATCTCAGCTTGAAAACTTCCCTTATGAACTACAGGCAATGAGTCATGCTGCTTATATGTGTCTACAGGAAGATCCTCATCTGCGACCTCCCATTTCAAAG GTACTTAAAATACTAGAAGGAGGCAGTGCCATTCTTGACTCAAATTCATTTGGCAGTAGAAGTGGTTATATGCAGGGACCAAATTCTAAAAACCATCCTGTATCAAAGAGACATTCTCGCAGGCTCTCTTACTAA
- the LOC107018003 gene encoding inactive protein kinase SELMODRAFT_444075-like isoform X2 codes for MIQCKLLYLKLIICKELHVLCRINGWLGCELRSSQLCVLVWWQLKPKAMQSAGSFWTSNSIKLKLELKHCMEELRCNIVVMKGSKPKVLRLNLGSSEELQTPFFSANSSPVLDSRDLQDERMKHSTPVSSPEDQRASYIRTSLLNSLTDPNTFLLYERNPLYEGLDKETFSPVHKQSGRDHPVNDLPSFGERIITLSTVPKSQNHNHKTILWIPQNDIISDNYSAVENCKSTSLSVTSRNENKNFNGYNKNLSTQRSKLNRDTDMDYLNSSIREAVSLGRTSSIPPPLCSFCQCKAPSFGKPPKLFRYEELEEATNGFSDRNFLAEGGFGLVHKGVLRDGLVVAVKQLKFIGSQADADFRREVRVLSCAQHRNVVLLVGYCIQGNRRLFVYEFICNKSLDFHLHGTKETALDWSSRLKIAIGTARGLRYLHEDCRVGCIVHRDLRPKNILLTHDFEPLVADFGLAQLYNEWEVSEDDEHLIRTSRYLAPEYSNDGKVTEKVDVYAFGLVVLELITGRKTTDSQCYRGQHLLPGSLSPISGKGPYLSAFKNQLLDSNLTSSQLENFPYELQAMSHAAYMCLQEDPHLRPPISKVLKILEGGSAILDSNSFGSRSGYMQGPNSKNHPVSKRHSRRLSY; via the exons AT GATCCAATGTAAACTGTTGTACTTAAAGCTAATAATTTGTAAGGAGTTGCATGTGCTCTGCAGAATCAATGGCTG GTTAGGGTGCGAATTAAGGTCGTCTCAGCTTTGTGTGCTGGTGTGGTGGCAGTTGAAGCCAAAAGCAATGCAGTCAGCTGGGTCATTTTGGACAAGTAATAGCAT AAAATTGAAGTTAGAGCTTAAGCATTGCATGGAAGAACTTCGTTGCAACATTGTAGTGATGAAGGGTTCCAAACCGAAAGTTCTCAGGTTAAATCTAGGATCTTCAGAGGAACTACAAACTCCTTTCTTTTCTGCCAATTCCTCTCCTGTTTTGGATAGTAGAGACTTGCAGGATGAAAGAATGAAGCATTCTACGCCGGTGAGCAGTCCCGAGGATCAAAGAGCATCCTATATCAGAACTTCGTTGCTGAATTCATTGACGGATCCAAACACATTCCTTCTATATGAACGGAATCCCCTGTATGAAGGGCTCGATAAAGAAACATTTTCACCGGTCCACAAGCAAAGTGGGCGTGATCATCCAGTAAATGACCTTCCCTCGTTTGGGGAAAGGATAATAACTCTTTCAACTGTTCCTAAATCtcaaaatcataatcataaaacaaTCCTTTGGATTCCGCAGAATGATATCATCTCTGACAACTATTCAGCTGTAGAAAACTGCAAAAGTACCTCACTTTCAGTCACTTCtagaaatgaaaataagaattttaacGGGTACAACAAAAACCTGAGTACCCAAAGAAGCAAGTTAAATCGAGACACTGACATGGACTATCTTAACTCCAGCATCAGAGAAGCAGTCTCTTTAGGTCGAACTTCCTCGATACCTCCTCCTCTATGTTCATTCTGTCAATGTAAAGCACCATCTTTTGGAAAGCCTCCGAAACTATTTCGCTATGAAGAGCTAGAAGAAGCAACAAATGGATTCTCAGACCGAAATTTTCTAGCAGAAGGTGGGTTCGGACTGGTTCATAAAGGCGTTCTAAGGGATGGATTGGTTGTTGCAGTAAAACAGCTGAAGTTTATTGGATCTCAAGCAGACGCTGATTTTCGTAGAGAAGTTCGAGTATTGAGCTGTGCCCAGCACAGGAATGTTGTGCTGCTGGTTGGTTACTGCATTCAGGGGAACAGGAGACTATTTGTCTATGAGTTTATATGCAACAAGTCCTTGGACTTCCATTTGCATG GAACAAAAGAAACAGCTCTAGATTGGAGCTCACGTCTTAAGATAGCTATCGGGACAGCAAGAGGCTTACGTTACCTTCATGAAGATTGCAGAGTGGGATGCATAGTTCACCGGGATCTCAGACCAAAAAACATCCTCTTGACTCACGATTTTGAGCCTTTG GTTGCTGATTTTGGGCTTGCACAATTATACAATGAATGGGAAGTTTCTGAAGATGATGAACATCTAATTAGAACTTCAag GTATCTTGCCCCAGAATACTCCAATGATGGGAAGGTCACGGAAAAAGTTGACGTATATGCTTTTGGCTTGGTGGTATTGGAGTTGATAACTGGTAGAAAAACCACTGACTCGCAATGCTACAGAGGTCAGCACCTTCTTCCAGGAAGCCTTTCCCCTATATCTGGAAAGGGACCATATCTTTCAGCTTTTAAAAATCAGCTGCTCGACTCCAACTTGACGTCATCTCAGCTTGAAAACTTCCCTTATGAACTACAGGCAATGAGTCATGCTGCTTATATGTGTCTACAGGAAGATCCTCATCTGCGACCTCCCATTTCAAAG GTACTTAAAATACTAGAAGGAGGCAGTGCCATTCTTGACTCAAATTCATTTGGCAGTAGAAGTGGTTATATGCAGGGACCAAATTCTAAAAACCATCCTGTATCAAAGAGACATTCTCGCAGGCTCTCTTACTAA
- the LOC107018003 gene encoding proline-rich receptor-like protein kinase PERK3 isoform X5 has protein sequence MQSAGSFWTSNSIKLKLELKHCMEELRCNIVVMKGSKPKVLRLNLGSSEELQTPFFSANSSPVLDSRDLQDERMKHSTPVSSPEDQRASYIRTSLLNSLTDPNTFLLYERNPLYEGLDKETFSPVHKQSGRDHPVNDLPSFGERIITLSTVPKSQNHNHKTILWIPQNDIISDNYSAVENCKSTSLSVTSRNENKNFNGYNKNLSTQRSKLNRDTDMDYLNSSIREAVSLGRTSSIPPPLCSFCQCKAPSFGKPPKLFRYEELEEATNGFSDRNFLAEGGFGLVHKGVLRDGLVVAVKQLKFIGSQADADFRREVRVLSCAQHRNVVLLVGYCIQGNRRLFVYEFICNKSLDFHLHGTKETALDWSSRLKIAIGTARGLRYLHEDCRVGCIVHRDLRPKNILLTHDFEPLVADFGLAQLYNEWEVSEDDEHLIRTSRYLAPEYSNDGKVTEKVDVYAFGLVVLELITGRKTTDSQCYRGQHLLPGSLSPISGKGPYLSAFKNQLLDSNLTSSQLENFPYELQAMSHAAYMCLQEDPHLRPPISKVLKILEGGSAILDSNSFGSRSGYMQGPNSKNHPVSKRHSRRLSY, from the exons ATGCAGTCAGCTGGGTCATTTTGGACAAGTAATAGCAT AAAATTGAAGTTAGAGCTTAAGCATTGCATGGAAGAACTTCGTTGCAACATTGTAGTGATGAAGGGTTCCAAACCGAAAGTTCTCAGGTTAAATCTAGGATCTTCAGAGGAACTACAAACTCCTTTCTTTTCTGCCAATTCCTCTCCTGTTTTGGATAGTAGAGACTTGCAGGATGAAAGAATGAAGCATTCTACGCCGGTGAGCAGTCCCGAGGATCAAAGAGCATCCTATATCAGAACTTCGTTGCTGAATTCATTGACGGATCCAAACACATTCCTTCTATATGAACGGAATCCCCTGTATGAAGGGCTCGATAAAGAAACATTTTCACCGGTCCACAAGCAAAGTGGGCGTGATCATCCAGTAAATGACCTTCCCTCGTTTGGGGAAAGGATAATAACTCTTTCAACTGTTCCTAAATCtcaaaatcataatcataaaacaaTCCTTTGGATTCCGCAGAATGATATCATCTCTGACAACTATTCAGCTGTAGAAAACTGCAAAAGTACCTCACTTTCAGTCACTTCtagaaatgaaaataagaattttaacGGGTACAACAAAAACCTGAGTACCCAAAGAAGCAAGTTAAATCGAGACACTGACATGGACTATCTTAACTCCAGCATCAGAGAAGCAGTCTCTTTAGGTCGAACTTCCTCGATACCTCCTCCTCTATGTTCATTCTGTCAATGTAAAGCACCATCTTTTGGAAAGCCTCCGAAACTATTTCGCTATGAAGAGCTAGAAGAAGCAACAAATGGATTCTCAGACCGAAATTTTCTAGCAGAAGGTGGGTTCGGACTGGTTCATAAAGGCGTTCTAAGGGATGGATTGGTTGTTGCAGTAAAACAGCTGAAGTTTATTGGATCTCAAGCAGACGCTGATTTTCGTAGAGAAGTTCGAGTATTGAGCTGTGCCCAGCACAGGAATGTTGTGCTGCTGGTTGGTTACTGCATTCAGGGGAACAGGAGACTATTTGTCTATGAGTTTATATGCAACAAGTCCTTGGACTTCCATTTGCATG GAACAAAAGAAACAGCTCTAGATTGGAGCTCACGTCTTAAGATAGCTATCGGGACAGCAAGAGGCTTACGTTACCTTCATGAAGATTGCAGAGTGGGATGCATAGTTCACCGGGATCTCAGACCAAAAAACATCCTCTTGACTCACGATTTTGAGCCTTTG GTTGCTGATTTTGGGCTTGCACAATTATACAATGAATGGGAAGTTTCTGAAGATGATGAACATCTAATTAGAACTTCAag GTATCTTGCCCCAGAATACTCCAATGATGGGAAGGTCACGGAAAAAGTTGACGTATATGCTTTTGGCTTGGTGGTATTGGAGTTGATAACTGGTAGAAAAACCACTGACTCGCAATGCTACAGAGGTCAGCACCTTCTTCCAGGAAGCCTTTCCCCTATATCTGGAAAGGGACCATATCTTTCAGCTTTTAAAAATCAGCTGCTCGACTCCAACTTGACGTCATCTCAGCTTGAAAACTTCCCTTATGAACTACAGGCAATGAGTCATGCTGCTTATATGTGTCTACAGGAAGATCCTCATCTGCGACCTCCCATTTCAAAG GTACTTAAAATACTAGAAGGAGGCAGTGCCATTCTTGACTCAAATTCATTTGGCAGTAGAAGTGGTTATATGCAGGGACCAAATTCTAAAAACCATCCTGTATCAAAGAGACATTCTCGCAGGCTCTCTTACTAA